A region of Schistosoma mansoni strain Puerto Rico chromosome 1, complete genome DNA encodes the following proteins:
- a CDS encoding putative atp-binding cassette transporter, with product MRNLQISTHGNKSRICRLWKHYRILLWKDYLLRRRGFWLIVAESFFVLIFVVAIAFIRRRHAIDTKSSCFFQSQSMSSMGLLNYIQSLICNFNYTCNEKDPRSFVTLNGLAPMIYFLDNLTHIADDPVFNKWLNEPDIFETEEFIDWISLGLKLTRLKNSANHLSIWINDYLLIYKNSSTTQSLEYMSQFICGSPANENDLGRFFIALKENNMEQDTSKSSSNNNNNNIPIVDHLRSQFNNLFDLSNADKLFTEKSLPHLNLCPIIKHLLNSKPFLITMGRLRYFLFGTIAYYPSNQFTDEIIYNMGKYTRLLNNFRQLINHYSNELRPWLLNLLLRNHNNNNINNQTNLIKFKNQLKQCKENKFGIIPNEIQLLCNYFFNFLQQNNNKKINNNNINNNDYFNWKLIINIIDFFINLLYDLFNNCIQIDQKFIPFHNYNDFYNYMIKQQNNLLSSPIGIIFNQIPNYLNHTTTTDITTNNSSMLDQIINSPNILSITLRNNPLFIYETNNINHYIRSKLSIPMPNRDPQNDMKYFTSGFIDIQEQLIQSFLYITSSKFNITNIYNQLLHNIGIEMKMFPTGSYYFDSLLVNIIFLLPQLMILCWIISIILTVKYMIDEKDNRLIDYLSIFGIDLSMNWLAWITISFILMSILSLIIVFILKYCNIIPLSNIILIYFILLNYIISCLIYCILFTLLKVRSTIASILSGIIYFLLFMPASVLLRYNELPNDLSLLPFCIIPQVSYSLIWIFINRLELQGTGVQWSNIWYRDNLNSILSLGTSLIFLWIGTILLCILTFWGIPFIIKYYHILMYKLEKNCIFNQSTTSINGMNKKKRKKRKISSGGNQLDISVNTSQLLLVNSFQTERQNLLNSTNNHYPIMLSPSVIVNNLTKIYQPSKRIALCNVNMNFYEDQITVILGRNGAGKTTLLSILVGILQPTQGKIIMHGEVTNKRLDVLRNVLGYCPQYDILYDTLTVAEHIHLFGTLKGMSRISINQKLDDYLHKLGLIDKRNEKTSTLSGGQRRKLSLFLAFLGNSSVILLDEPTASLDPFSRRAVWDLLKILRKGRTIILSSHHMYESDLLADQISILSEGKVLCSGSSLSLKSAYGSGYHLSLEIDPSNLNTTSDHNDNTMKLLKVIQLHVNDANLLNHNLSKLIIHLPTSDALNGKFTTLFQQLDNNEFQQLYHIKHYEITNSSLEDVFLTITNDNHKTMINNSNDYNHTTHNTTNNDNIEDYDDDPIEYNHHHHYLKKKPSLINMMKAMAYKRYIHLKRNKLSWFIEFIFPCLLLLIGIGFLEYFKPINIQPKMDIHHWIMKTTHTRNGFVHFYTTNSSNIHEGEEEEKYSFQSYLNTINNPFSLTGIGCISSALYKFQPKINSDCLIQTNGQLNLNNHDYNKHCELYSFNNKYPCYPLATNDILLNLSNIDISNYLLNHSKLLFKSMYGGIELKFNEKYQLNNQLYNLLYKLTNYSIELKQSKLWQQFLNNDLNLILPPLKIIRIWYDNRGYITPVAYLNLLHNDQ from the coding sequence GTTAAATGAACCAGATATATTTGAAACAGAAGAATTCATTGATTGGATATCCCTTGGCTTGAAGTTAACACGCCTAAAAAATTCTGCTAATCATCTAAGTATATGGATAAATGATTATcttttaatatataaaaatagttCAACTACTCAATCATTAGAATATATGTCACAATTCATTTGTGGTTCACCAGCTAATGAAAATGATTTAGGTCGATTTTTCATTGCATTAAAGGAAAATAATATGGAACAGGATACTTCCAAATCatctagtaataataataataataatatacctaTAGTTGATCATTTAAGATCTCAATTTAATAATCTTTTTGATCTATCAAATGCTGACAAACTATTCACTGAAAAATCATTACCACATCTTAATTTATGTCCaattattaaacatttattaaatTCAAAACCATTTCTTATAACAATGGGTCGTTTacgttattttctatttggtACTATAGCATATTATCCATCTAATCAATTTACTgatgaaattatttataatatggGTAAATATACacgtttattaaataattttcgtcaattaattaatcattattcTAATGAATTACGTCCATGGTTACTAAATCTATTATtacgtaatcataataataataatattaataatcaaacaaatttaataaaattcaaaaatcaattaaaacaatgtaaagaaaataaatttggaattattccaaatgaaatacaattattatgtaattacttttttaattttttacaacaaaataataataaaaaaatcaataataataatattaataataatgattattttaattggaaattaataatcaatattattgatttttttattaatttattatatgatttatttaataattgtatACAAATTGATCAAAAATTTATACCATTTCATAATTATAATGATTTTTATAATTATAtgataaaacaacaaaataatttattatcatcaCCAATTGGTATTATATTTAATCAAATACcgaattatttaaatcatactactactactgatattactactaataatagtagtatgttAGATCAAATTATAAATTCTCCTAATATATTATCTATTACATTACGTAATAATCcattatttatatatgaaacaaataatattaatcattataTACGATCAAAATTATCTATCCCAATGCCAAATCGTGATCCACAAAATgatatgaaatattttactaGTGGTTTTATTGATATACAAGAACAATTAATtcaatcatttttatatattacatcATCTAAATTTaatataactaatatatataatcaattattacataatattgGTATAGAAATGAAAATGTTTCCTACTGgttcatattattttgattcattattagtcaatattatttttttattaccaCAATTAATGATTCTTTGTTGGATAATATCAATTATATTAACTGTAAAATATATGATAGATGAAAAAGATAATCgattaattgattatttatcaatatttgGTATTGATTTATCTATGAATTGGTTAGCATGGATAACAATATCATTTATATTAATGTCtattttatcattaattattgtatttatattaaaatattgtAATATTATACCATTAAGTaatataatattaatatattttattttattaaattatataatatCATGTCTTATATATTGTAtcttatttacattattaaaagTACGTTCAACTATTGCATCTATTCTATcaggtattatttattttttattatttatgccAGCATCTGTATTATTAAGATATAATGAATTACCTAatgatttatcattattaccattTTGTATAATACCACAAGTAAGTTATTCATTAATATGGATATTTATAAATCGTTTAGAATTACAAGGTACTGGTGTACAATGGTCAAATATATGGTATAGAGATAATTTAAATAGTATATTATCATTAGGTACTTCATTAATATTCTTATGGATTGGTACAATTCTATTATGTATATTAACATTTTGGGGTATACCATTCATAATCAAATATTATCATATATTGATGTATAAATTggaaaaaaattgtattttcaaTCAGTCAACAACATCCATAAATgggatgaataaaaaaaaaagaaaaaaacgtaAAATAAGTAGTGGTGGTAATCAATTAGATATATCTGTGAATACatcacaattattattagtcaattcatttcaaacagaaagacaaaatttattaaattctaCTAATAATCATTATCCAATTATGTTATCACCATCTGTAATTGTTaataatttaactaaaatatATCAACCATCAAAACGTATAGCATTATGTAATGTTAATATGAATTTTTATGAAGATCAAATTACTGTAATATTAGGACGTAATGGTGCTGGGAAAACAACTTTACTTTCTATTCTAGTTGGTATACTACAACCTACACAAGGTAAAATAATTATGCATGGTGAAGTAACCAATAAACGTTTAGATGTTTTACGTAATGTATTAGGATATTGTCCACAATATGATATATTATATGATACATTAACAGTTGCTGAACATATACATTTATTTGGTACATTAAAAGGAATGAGTCGTATAAGTATCAATCAAAAATTAGATGATTATTTAcataaacttggattaattgaTAAACGTAATGAAAAAACATCTACACTCTCTGGTGGACAACGtagaaaattatcattatttttagcCTTTTTAGGCAATTCATCAGTAATATTACTTGATGAACCAACAGCATCATTAGATCCATTTTCACGACGTGCTGTATGggatttattaaaaatattacgTAAAGGACGTACAATTATATTAAGTTCACATCATATGTATGAAAGTGATTTACTAGCTGATCAAATATCAATTCTATCTGAAGGTAAAGTATTGTGTTCCGGTTCTAGTTTATCATTAAAATCAGCCTATGGTTCAGGATATCATTTATCCTTAGAAATTGATCCATCAAATCTGAATACTACATCTgatcataatgataatactatgaaattattaaaagttATACAACTCCATGTCAATGATGCTAATTTATTAAATCATAATCTGAGCaaactaattattcatttacCAACTTCTGATGCATTAAATGGTAAATTTACAACATTATTTCAGCAATTAGATAATAATGAATTTCAACAATTATATCATATTAAACATTATGAAATTACTAATTCATCATTAGAAGATGTATTTCTTACAATAActaatgataatcataaaacaatgataaataattctaatgattataatcatactactcataatactactaataatgataatatagaagattatgatgatgatcctattgaatataatcatcatcatcattacttaAAAAAGAAACCATCTCTTATAAATATGATGAAAGCTATGGCTTATAAACgttatattcatttaaaacgTAATAAATTATCATGGTTTATTGAATTTATATTtccatgtttattattattaattggtaTTGGATTTTTAGAATATTTTAAACCAATTAATATACAACCTAAAATGGATATACATCATTGGATTATGAAAACTACTCATACCCGTAATGGATTTGTACATTTCTatactactaatagtagtaatattcaTGAAGGAGAAGAAGAGGAGAAGTATTCATTTCAATCTtatttaaatacaataaataatccATTTAGTTTAACTGGTATTGGTTGTATTTCATCAGCATTATATAAATTTCAACCAAAAATAAATTCAGATTGTTTAATACAAACAAATGgtcaattgaatttaaacaatcATGATTATAACAAACATTGtgaattatattcatttaataataaatatccaTGTTATCCATTAGCTACTAatgatatactacttaatttaagtaatatagatatatcaaattatttattaaatcattCAAAATTACTATTTAAATCAATGTATGGTGGTattgaattaaaatttaatgaaaaatatcaattaaataatcaattatataatttattatataaattaactaattattcAATTGAATTAAAACAATCTAAACTATGGcaacaatttttaaataatgatttaaatttaattttaccaccattgaaaataatACGTATATGGTATGATAATCGTGGTTATATAACACCGGTagcttatttaaatttattacataatGATCAA